The following are from one region of the Corylus avellana chromosome ca1, CavTom2PMs-1.0 genome:
- the LOC132187473 gene encoding nuclear transcription factor Y subunit B-5-like, with product MTVEKNMDDNVIGRAASSINDENFIKEQERLLPIANVGRIMKGILPSNAKISKDSKETMQECVSEFISFVTSEASDKCRKERRKTVNGDDVCWALETLGFDDFAGPIRRYLHRYREIEVDRANQDRVRNIVDDDQREA from the exons ATGACG GTGGAAAAAAACATGGACGACAATGTTATTGGGCGTGCAGCAAGTTCCATTAACGATGAAAATTTCATCAAGGAGCAAGAGCGGCTGTTGCCGATAGCCAACGTTGGGAGGATAATGAAGGGAATTCTGCCATCAAACGCAAAAATCTCAAAGGATTCCAAGGAGACGATGCAGGAATGTGTGTCGGAGTTCATCAGCTTTGTGACCAGCGAGGCATCCGACAAGTGCAGGAAGGAAAGGAGAAAGACAGTGAATGGCGATGATGTTTGCTGGGCGCTGGAGACGCTTGGTTTTGATGACTTTGCGGGGCCAATAAGAAGGTATTTGCATAGATATAGGGAGATAGAAGTAGATAGAGCTAATCAAGACAGGGTTAGGAacattgttgatgatgatcaaAGAGAAGcatga